The proteins below come from a single Oncorhynchus gorbuscha isolate QuinsamMale2020 ecotype Even-year linkage group LG12, OgorEven_v1.0, whole genome shotgun sequence genomic window:
- the LOC123990200 gene encoding metalloreductase STEAP2-like encodes MDTISMLGSGCSSPAYTDTAHPTTPSLFLPNGVRKNGPRDPPPHGPLPKPVVAILGSGDFSKCLTIRLLRCGFHVVVGSRQPKRAAEFFPHVVDVTHHEDAVGKASVVFLAIRREHYSVLWDLKHLLAGKVLVDVSNNRRVNQYPESNAEYLASLLPDSTVVKGFNVISAWAMQSGPKDASRQVYICSNSVEGRQQIMELTRQLNFTPVDMGALSSSREIENMPLRLFPDWKGPVLATVALSIFFFAYSFVRDIIHPYVKSKQSDFYKIPIEMVNRTLPTVAITLLALVYLAGQLAAVHQLYYRTKYRRFPHWLEGWLQSRKQLGLLSFFLGCVHVLYSLCLPMRRSERYLLLNMAYQQVHANVENSWNEEEVWRVEMYLSFGIMSLGLLSLLAVTSIPSVNSALNWREFSFIQSTLGYIALLIATFHALLFGWKRAFEEEAYRFYLPPNFVVALALPLCVILGKVFLLIPCVGRRLHRIKRGAESSQLRQDPVGAAAHVSPERVTIM; translated from the exons ATGGACACCATCTCCATGCTGGGCAGCGGCTGCAGCAGCCCGGCTTACACTGACACAGCCCACCCTACCACCCCCTCCCTGTTCCTCCCCAATGGGGTAAGGAAGAATGGCCCCAGGGACCCTCCTCCCCACGGCCCCCTCCCCAAGCCTGTCGTAGCCATCCTGGGCTCGGGTGACTTCTCCAAGTGCCTGACCATCCGTCTGCTCCGCTGTGGCTTCCACGTGGTGGTGGGGAGCCGCCAACCCAAACGGGCCGCTGAGTTCTTCcctcatgttgttgatgtgaccCACCATGAAGACGCTGTGGGTAAAGCTTCTGTGGTTTTCCTCGCTATCCGCAGGGAGCATTATTCTGTTCTCTGGGACCTCAAGCATCTGCTGgcagggaag gTTCTGGTGGACGTGAGCAACAACCGCCGTGTGAACCAGTACCCTGAGTCCAATGCTGAGTACCTGGCCTCCCTGCTCCCAGACTCTACAGTTGTGAAGGGCTTTAATGTCATATCTGCCTGGGCTATGCAGTCTGGACCCAAAGATGCCAGCAGGCAG GTGTACATCTGCAGTAACTCTGTAGAGGGCAGACAACAGATCATGGAGCTGACCAGGCAGCTCAACTTCACCCCAGTGGACATGggagccctctcctcctccagagagATTGAGAACATGCCCCTGCGCCTTTTCCCCGACTGGAAAGGCCCCGTGCTAGCCACTGTGgctctctccatcttcttcttcGCCTATTCCTTTGTCCGGGACATCATCCACCCTTATGTGAAGAGCAAGCAGAGTGACTTCTATAAGATCCCTATAGAGATGGTGAATAGGACTCTGCCCACAGTGGCCATAACACTACTCGCTCTAGTCTACCTGGCGGGCCAGCTAGCCGCGGTCCACCAGCTGTACTATAGGACTAAGTACAGGAGGTTCCCTCACTGGCTGGAGGGCTGGCTACAGAGCAGGAAGCAGCTGGGGCTCCTGAGCTTCTTTCTGGGGTGTGTCCACGTTCTCTACAGCCTCTGTCTCCCCATGAGGAGGTCAGAGAGATACCTGCTCCTCAACATGGCCTACCAACAG GTCCATGCTAACGTGGAGAACTCGTGGAatgaggaggaggtgtggagagTAGAGATGTACCTGTCTTTTGGTATCATGAGCCTCGGGCTCCTTTCTCTCCTGGCCGTCACCTCCATTCCTTCTGTTAACAGCGCCCTCAACTGGAGGGAGTTCAGCTTTATTCAG TCGACACTGGGCTACATCGCTCTGCTTATCGCTACGTTCCATGCTCTGCTGTTCGGCTGGAAGCGGGCCTTTGAGGAGGAGGCTTACCGTTTCTACCTACCCCCTAACTTCGTGGTGGCCCTGGCCCTGCCCCTGTGTGTCATCCTGGGGAAGGTGTTCCTGCTGATCCCCTGTGTGGGACGGAGGCTCCACAGGATCAAACGGGGAGCTGAGAGCAGCCAGTTGCGCCAGGACCCTGTTGGGGCAGCAGCACACGTCTCACCAGAGAGGGTCACTATCATGTGA